From a single Armatimonadota bacterium genomic region:
- the rplU gene encoding 50S ribosomal protein L21: MYAVLKTGGKQYTVHENETIKVEKLDVPVGEEVVFDDILFVNTDKAQIIGTPIVSGAKVIGRVLRHGLGKKIIGFTYKPKKRERRRFGHRQPFTEVSIEKIEYKTRTTRKAEAPEAPKAEEAGETAE; encoded by the coding sequence ATGTACGCAGTTTTGAAAACGGGCGGAAAGCAATACACCGTTCACGAAAACGAAACTATCAAAGTAGAGAAGCTGGATGTACCGGTTGGCGAGGAAGTGGTATTTGACGATATTCTTTTCGTCAATACAGATAAGGCCCAAATCATCGGAACACCGATTGTATCCGGTGCGAAGGTGATTGGGAGAGTCTTACGCCATGGACTTGGAAAAAAAATAATTGGGTTTACGTATAAACCCAAGAAGCGCGAACGCCGAAGATTTGGTCACAGGCAACCATTTACAGAAGTTTCAATCGAGAAAATCGAATACAAAACTAGAACAACACGTAAGGCCGAGGCACCCGAAGCCCCAAAGGCTGAGGAAGCAGGCGAGACAGCCGAATAG
- the proB gene encoding glutamate 5-kinase produces MDKKAKRVIIKVGTSTLTNNSGKIDRPYLTSLASQIANLRSKSIDVVLVTSGAIRAGIERMGLPERPMTMPEKQAAAAVGQGLLMQMYSEIFEWHGLTTGQILLTREDFGDRRRYLNARNTMLALLRHGVIPIVNENDTVAVDEIRVGDNDNLAALVASSLGADLLILLSDVPGLCKTDPAKSAPSEVIPLVTKIDDNIWAIAGKARSGTGGMRTKIEAAKIATKSGVAMIIADGRLPNVIVDIVSDKQIGTKFVPQRSSLSGRKRWIAFGAHVRGEIIINEGAKRMILEGGKSLLAAGIIGVQGSFSTGDLVRIVDEEGNQIARGFVNYSASEIEKIKGRQSSEIEDILGYKDFDEVIHRDNMALGV; encoded by the coding sequence GTGGACAAGAAGGCTAAAAGGGTTATTATAAAAGTCGGCACAAGCACCCTGACAAATAACTCAGGCAAAATAGACCGCCCGTATTTGACTTCGCTAGCCAGTCAAATTGCGAACCTTAGATCGAAATCAATCGACGTCGTGCTCGTCACGTCCGGAGCAATTCGAGCCGGGATAGAGCGAATGGGGTTGCCTGAGCGCCCGATGACAATGCCTGAAAAGCAAGCTGCTGCCGCCGTTGGGCAGGGTCTACTTATGCAAATGTATTCCGAGATATTTGAATGGCACGGCCTCACTACTGGCCAAATACTCCTCACCCGCGAGGACTTTGGCGATCGGCGGCGCTATCTCAACGCTCGTAACACCATGCTAGCGCTCCTTCGCCATGGCGTAATACCAATAGTTAATGAAAATGACACCGTTGCGGTAGATGAAATACGGGTGGGCGATAACGACAATCTAGCCGCTCTCGTTGCTTCAAGCCTCGGGGCAGATTTGCTTATTCTGCTTTCTGATGTACCTGGACTATGCAAGACAGACCCAGCAAAATCTGCGCCGTCCGAAGTTATCCCGCTAGTTACAAAAATTGACGACAATATTTGGGCAATCGCTGGCAAAGCTCGAAGCGGCACTGGCGGCATGCGCACAAAAATTGAAGCTGCAAAAATTGCAACAAAATCAGGCGTCGCAATGATTATTGCCGATGGGAGGCTGCCAAACGTTATCGTTGATATCGTTTCTGACAAACAAATCGGTACGAAATTCGTTCCTCAGAGATCAAGCTTAAGTGGTCGGAAACGATGGATTGCATTCGGAGCCCATGTTCGCGGCGAGATAATTATAAACGAAGGTGCAAAACGCATGATCCTAGAAGGAGGTAAAAGCCTGCTTGCCGCCGGAATAATAGGAGTGCAGGGAAGCTTCTCCACAGGCGACTTAGTAAGAATCGTAGACGAAGAAGGAAACCAAATTGCTCGAGGATTCGTCAATTATAGTGCAAGTGAAATTGAAAAAATCAAGGGACGGCAAAGCTCAGAGATCGAAGATATACTTGGATACAAGGACTTCGACGAAGTAATCCATCGCGACAATATGGCATTGGGAGTATAG
- a CDS encoding LCP family protein — translation MARRLPHLINNNRGVAPILLVLLIILCFAAAVGLGTLLGYYTTHSGFSHKVKEIIEPPFDGKKTVRILVIGEDDTGKRNETKRGLSDSIIIASIDFDKQQVAALSIPRDTRVDLNGYGGMQKINAAHVFGGPMLTRLAVAQLTGIEADYYIKTNTKGFKKCVDILGGVEIDVEKNMRYIDKWGGLYINLEKGRQVLDGEHAMQYVRFRHDALGDISRIQRQQKFLRALVKKAVSPINLPKLPRLISTMLENVETDMTPRDLVALAKLASKLDLSQVEMETLPGAPQNINGISYWIADSQKTAEVVAKLFFRQDTTPIPAKIEVLNGSGVQGVAKKVAESLKQSGYEITSVGNAPSFNYTTSEIVCRMRTDKAARHVAEVTGISVIRRETDESVGADLTIIIGKDRALAFQGT, via the coding sequence ATGGCACGCAGGCTCCCTCATTTAATAAATAATAATCGTGGTGTAGCACCAATACTGCTTGTTCTGCTTATTATCCTCTGCTTTGCAGCAGCAGTTGGCTTAGGAACACTCCTTGGCTACTACACCACTCACAGTGGATTCTCGCATAAGGTCAAAGAAATTATCGAGCCGCCCTTCGATGGCAAGAAAACCGTCCGCATACTCGTCATTGGCGAAGACGATACAGGAAAAAGAAACGAAACAAAACGCGGACTCTCTGACTCAATCATAATTGCCTCCATTGATTTTGATAAACAACAAGTGGCAGCTCTCTCTATTCCTCGAGATACAAGGGTAGACCTTAACGGATATGGAGGCATGCAAAAAATAAACGCAGCGCATGTGTTTGGCGGACCCATGCTCACCCGCTTAGCCGTTGCTCAACTTACCGGCATCGAGGCAGACTACTACATAAAAACAAACACCAAAGGGTTCAAGAAATGTGTGGATATTCTTGGCGGTGTGGAAATTGACGTTGAAAAAAATATGCGCTACATAGACAAATGGGGTGGCCTATATATAAACCTGGAGAAAGGCCGTCAGGTTCTTGACGGCGAACACGCAATGCAGTATGTGCGCTTCCGCCACGATGCCCTAGGCGACATCAGCCGCATCCAACGGCAACAGAAATTCCTTCGCGCCCTAGTAAAAAAAGCAGTCTCACCAATCAACCTGCCAAAGCTACCCCGATTGATTTCTACCATGCTTGAAAATGTCGAAACAGATATGACTCCGCGTGATTTAGTTGCGCTGGCAAAGCTAGCATCCAAGCTGGACCTAAGTCAAGTAGAGATGGAAACACTTCCCGGCGCACCACAGAACATCAATGGAATCAGTTACTGGATTGCAGACTCGCAAAAAACCGCCGAGGTCGTGGCTAAGCTTTTCTTCAGACAAGATACAACGCCAATCCCAGCAAAAATTGAGGTGCTGAACGGAAGTGGAGTACAGGGTGTGGCAAAAAAAGTTGCCGAGAGTTTAAAGCAAAGCGGCTATGAGATAACATCAGTCGGCAATGCTCCCAGCTTCAACTATACCACCAGTGAGATAGTATGTCGGATGAGAACCGACAAGGCAGCACGCCATGTTGCCGAAGTCACGGGAATCAGCGTCATCAGACGCGAAACAGATGAATCCGTTGGAGCCGACCTTACGATAATCATCGGGAAGGACCGAGCATTAGCATTTCAAGGGACTTAG
- the nadD gene encoding nicotinate-nucleotide adenylyltransferase, whose amino-acid sequence MSRIGIMGGTFDPLHWAHLIIAEESREKFNLGKVIFIPAGQPPHKITYPVSDAEHRYAMTLLGTASNPYFEASRLEIERSGPSYSVDTIREIKGIYGQKTEIYFIVGADEILEIESWHEADRLPELTRFIVAPRPGFDLTALEQHLPLKFLKSIEILPIAPVDISATNLRARIATGKTIRYLVPEKVERYIRKHGLYLE is encoded by the coding sequence ATGTCTCGAATTGGCATAATGGGCGGCACGTTTGATCCTCTGCATTGGGCGCACCTGATTATAGCAGAGGAATCGCGGGAAAAATTTAATTTGGGGAAAGTGATTTTCATCCCGGCCGGCCAACCCCCGCATAAGATCACATATCCGGTTTCCGATGCCGAGCACAGATACGCTATGACGCTACTCGGAACGGCGTCCAACCCATATTTTGAGGCTTCCAGGCTTGAAATCGAACGTTCCGGCCCTTCATATTCAGTCGATACTATCCGCGAAATAAAAGGAATTTATGGGCAGAAAACGGAAATATATTTTATAGTGGGCGCAGACGAAATACTTGAAATCGAGAGCTGGCATGAAGCAGACCGGCTTCCCGAATTGACACGATTCATCGTAGCACCTAGACCTGGCTTTGACCTAACGGCGCTTGAGCAGCATCTGCCGCTCAAGTTCTTGAAAAGCATTGAGATACTTCCCATAGCACCTGTGGACATCTCGGCAACTAATCTAAGAGCAAGAATCGCTACGGGTAAAACTATTCGATATCTGGTGCCTGAGAAAGTTGAGCGGTATATTCGCAAGCATGGCTTGTATTTGGAGTGA
- the obgE gene encoding GTPase ObgE: protein MFVDEATISVKAGDGGDGMVAFRREKFVPRGGPAGGDGGRGGNVILVADGRLTTLIDFHYKRNYKAPRGGDGGPNNMTGKDGEDLYIHLPVGTQIYDADSGELLVDLDTEGQMFIIARGGRGGRGNARFATPTQRTPRFAEPGEPGEERNLRLELKLLADVGLIGFPNVGKSTLIAKVSAAKPKIANYPFTTLTPNLGVVRVDEENSFVMADIPGLIEGAHAGAGLGDRFLRHIERTRLLVHILDISGLTGRNPLNDFDVINRELRLYNPELAKLPQVVALNKVDITGAMETARELAPIFESRGFKTFAISAATGFGVQELIYFLAEELRKLDKIVPTPAETHEIVHIAPEKRDLKRWEAKKVGDHEFVVEGKRLESEVAMTNINNEVAIRRLHRKLDRLGVLKTLKELGIENGDTVRIGAIEFDYIEEEEVE, encoded by the coding sequence ATGTTTGTTGACGAAGCAACAATAAGCGTAAAAGCCGGCGACGGCGGCGACGGCATGGTTGCCTTCCGCCGTGAAAAGTTTGTGCCTCGAGGTGGTCCTGCAGGCGGCGACGGCGGCAGAGGTGGCAATGTTATCCTAGTCGCAGATGGCCGGCTCACAACCCTAATTGACTTCCATTACAAGCGAAATTACAAGGCACCCAGAGGCGGCGACGGCGGGCCTAATAACATGACTGGGAAAGACGGCGAGGATCTTTATATTCACCTGCCAGTTGGAACCCAGATCTACGATGCCGACTCTGGCGAACTACTAGTTGACCTGGACACAGAAGGCCAAATGTTTATCATTGCGCGAGGAGGACGAGGCGGCCGTGGAAATGCACGATTTGCCACACCTACACAGCGTACGCCAAGATTTGCCGAGCCCGGAGAACCAGGAGAGGAACGAAATCTTCGGCTCGAACTCAAACTACTTGCAGATGTCGGACTGATTGGTTTCCCAAATGTTGGCAAATCCACGCTAATAGCAAAAGTCTCGGCAGCCAAGCCCAAAATTGCAAATTATCCCTTCACTACCCTTACGCCAAACCTTGGCGTTGTGCGCGTTGATGAAGAAAACTCTTTCGTCATGGCGGACATTCCCGGACTGATTGAAGGTGCTCATGCGGGAGCAGGACTCGGAGATAGGTTCCTTCGCCACATAGAGCGAACTCGACTTCTCGTGCATATCCTCGACATATCTGGCTTGACGGGAAGAAACCCTTTGAATGACTTTGACGTCATAAACCGCGAACTTCGTCTTTATAACCCTGAATTGGCCAAGCTTCCCCAAGTCGTCGCATTGAACAAAGTTGACATAACCGGAGCCATGGAAACAGCAAGAGAGCTTGCACCCATATTCGAATCAAGAGGATTCAAAACATTCGCAATCTCAGCGGCCACCGGCTTTGGAGTCCAAGAATTAATCTACTTCCTTGCAGAAGAGCTTCGCAAATTAGACAAAATTGTGCCAACCCCCGCTGAAACACATGAAATAGTCCATATCGCACCAGAAAAAAGAGATCTCAAGCGCTGGGAAGCCAAGAAAGTCGGCGACCACGAGTTTGTCGTCGAAGGAAAACGCCTGGAAAGTGAGGTAGCAATGACTAACATAAATAATGAAGTGGCAATTCGCCGACTGCACCGCAAGCTCGATCGCTTAGGTGTACTGAAGACTCTCAAGGAGCTTGGAATAGAAAACGGCGACACCGTCAGAATCGGGGCAATCGAGTTTGACTACATAGAAGAAGAAGAAGTAGAATAG
- the rsfS gene encoding ribosome silencing factor, giving the protein MSRDLEEALSPKASLTSEKKAKLALLAAEDKKAVDPVVLDVRDRTIMTDFFLIATGTSDVHVKAIADNIIEKFADKGIKNKRVEGYEEAVWVLLDYGDVIIHIFAPRERQYYNLESFWTGAESSSPPPLSPEERHGETYVAGTEL; this is encoded by the coding sequence ATTTCAAGGGACTTAGAGGAAGCATTGTCACCCAAAGCTAGTCTCACTTCGGAGAAAAAAGCAAAGCTTGCACTATTAGCGGCTGAGGACAAAAAGGCTGTCGACCCAGTTGTGCTCGATGTCCGCGACAGAACAATCATGACCGACTTCTTTCTCATTGCTACCGGCACATCCGACGTCCACGTAAAAGCAATTGCTGACAATATCATAGAAAAGTTTGCAGACAAAGGCATAAAAAACAAGCGAGTGGAAGGTTATGAAGAAGCAGTTTGGGTGCTACTGGATTATGGTGACGTAATCATTCATATCTTTGCACCACGCGAACGGCAATATTACAATCTCGAGTCGTTTTGGACGGGCGCTGAAAGTAGTAGCCCTCCACCTCTGAGCCCAGAAGAGAGGCATGGTGAAACTTATGTCGCAGGAACTGAGCTATGA
- the rpmA gene encoding 50S ribosomal protein L27: protein MAHKKGVGSSRNGRDSKSKRLGVKEFAGEYVKAGSILIRQRGTKIHPGLNVGRGGDDTLFALVDGYVKFEGKKTRKVSIYPSVA, encoded by the coding sequence TTGGCGCATAAAAAAGGAGTAGGTAGCTCACGGAACGGACGAGACAGCAAGTCGAAGAGGCTGGGCGTCAAAGAGTTTGCTGGAGAATATGTAAAAGCTGGAAGCATTCTTATTCGGCAGCGTGGCACAAAGATCCATCCCGGCTTGAACGTCGGTCGCGGTGGGGATGACACCCTATTCGCCCTGGTGGATGGCTACGTGAAATTCGAAGGCAAGAAGACGCGCAAAGTAAGCATATATCCTTCCGTAGCGTAG